A genome region from Streptomyces pratensis includes the following:
- a CDS encoding LacI family DNA-binding transcriptional regulator — translation MSGVTIHQVAEAAGVSASTVSNVLNGRTDRMQAATLARVEQAIEQLNYRPNRAARMLRTGRIKVIGLIVPSVANPFWGALARELEAIALAEGYHVLLCNSERDPARELKYGEELLADGVSGVVLCSSLPSLEHMTPLLSRGLKMVAFDRTAQAGDPSSLASISVDNAMGAELATRHLIELGHRKLAFVSGSVHSVNRRERLRGFRSALETAGIDPAGAIVWPGADTTEFGDKNAAELGRNAARELLSRPDPPTGFVAINDMCAIGICRGAKDAGRGAGRDVSVVGFDDILLADLFEPPLTTVRQPLPEMAAETFQQLRARIDSAPAAGRSLLIRPRLVVRESTAPVVPSPDGHTLPAASIAPAAPAAPELAATGGRREAG, via the coding sequence ATGAGCGGGGTAACGATCCATCAGGTCGCGGAGGCCGCAGGGGTCTCCGCCAGTACGGTCTCCAACGTCCTCAACGGGCGCACCGACCGTATGCAGGCGGCCACCCTTGCCCGGGTGGAGCAGGCGATCGAGCAGCTCAACTACCGTCCCAACCGGGCGGCCCGCATGCTGCGCACCGGCCGGATCAAGGTCATCGGCCTGATCGTGCCGTCCGTCGCCAACCCCTTCTGGGGGGCGCTGGCCAGGGAGCTGGAGGCCATCGCGCTGGCTGAGGGCTACCACGTGCTGCTCTGCAACAGTGAGCGCGATCCGGCCCGTGAGCTCAAGTACGGCGAGGAACTGCTCGCCGACGGGGTGAGCGGGGTGGTCCTCTGCTCCTCACTGCCCTCGCTCGAGCACATGACGCCGCTGCTGAGCAGAGGGCTCAAGATGGTCGCCTTCGACCGGACCGCGCAGGCGGGAGACCCCTCGTCGCTGGCCAGCATCAGTGTCGACAACGCGATGGGGGCCGAGCTGGCCACCCGCCATCTGATCGAACTGGGCCACCGGAAGCTCGCCTTCGTCTCCGGCTCCGTACACAGCGTGAACCGCCGCGAGCGCCTGCGTGGCTTCCGGTCGGCCCTGGAGACGGCAGGGATCGACCCGGCCGGGGCGATCGTCTGGCCCGGGGCGGACACCACCGAGTTCGGGGACAAGAACGCGGCGGAACTGGGCCGGAACGCGGCCAGGGAGCTCCTCTCCCGGCCGGACCCGCCCACCGGTTTCGTCGCCATCAACGACATGTGCGCCATCGGCATCTGCCGGGGTGCCAAAGACGCCGGGCGCGGTGCCGGACGGGATGTCTCGGTGGTGGGCTTCGACGACATCCTGCTCGCCGATCTCTTCGAGCCACCGCTCACCACGGTCCGCCAGCCACTGCCGGAGATGGCCGCGGAGACGTTCCAGCAGCTGCGGGCCCGGATCGACTCCGCCCCGGCGGCCGGGCGGTCCCTGCTGATCAGACCCCGGCTGGTGGTACGTGAGTCGACGGCGCCGGTGGTGCCGTCGCCGGACGGTCACACCCTCCCCGCCGCCTCCATCGCTCCGGCTGCCCCCGCCGCGCCGGAACTCGCCGCGACGGGCGGCCGCCGCGAAGCGGGCTGA
- a CDS encoding ABC transporter substrate-binding protein, with translation MELNRRSVLAAIGAGTAAAALAGCGGGASSAGSADGPAEGEITLLTPIYEGANGKTLLEEKILGGFRKKYPDVKVNVDYTTYAQLNEKITTGLAGGLLPDVLMMGVGWIPPFAAKKAIAELPEELAIAHDYEKRVLEPSRYDGKLYALPVVLDTRIVVYRKDHFAEAGIKKTPANWAELRAVAKQLTRGGHIGFDPFSIDLRQCWETFLFANGGQLFSADGKKVLFTDARGVEALQFFKDLVKDGSADYAKKTDAGAPSNVQTGKASMMMTTSALWVQVKEQNPDLIEDDKLGSFVLANRRPAMLQGGTLVTQAARSKHPAAARALVEYLATPESILGAAEQRGSVPGLRDLDDTGYVKENQFVDLSLQNLQHAFSEGGTAAWMEIREKIKPTLEPAIVGDQSAKDAIAELGRLAEAAIGRM, from the coding sequence ATGGAACTCAACAGACGGTCCGTGCTCGCCGCGATCGGCGCCGGCACTGCCGCGGCCGCTCTCGCCGGCTGTGGCGGCGGCGCGTCGTCCGCCGGGTCTGCCGACGGCCCCGCCGAGGGCGAGATCACGCTGCTCACCCCCATCTACGAGGGTGCGAACGGCAAGACGCTGCTGGAGGAGAAGATTCTCGGCGGGTTCCGGAAGAAGTATCCGGACGTCAAGGTGAACGTGGACTACACCACGTACGCGCAGCTCAACGAGAAGATCACCACCGGTCTCGCGGGCGGGCTGCTGCCCGACGTGCTGATGATGGGCGTCGGCTGGATCCCCCCGTTCGCGGCGAAGAAGGCGATCGCCGAGCTCCCGGAGGAGCTCGCCATCGCGCACGACTACGAGAAGCGGGTGCTGGAGCCGTCGCGCTACGACGGCAAGCTCTACGCCCTGCCCGTCGTCCTCGACACCCGCATCGTCGTGTACCGCAAGGATCACTTCGCGGAGGCCGGGATCAAGAAGACCCCGGCCAACTGGGCGGAGCTGCGCGCCGTCGCGAAGCAGCTCACCAGGGGCGGCCACATCGGCTTCGACCCGTTCTCCATCGACCTGCGCCAGTGCTGGGAGACCTTCCTCTTCGCCAACGGCGGTCAGCTGTTCAGCGCGGACGGCAAGAAGGTGCTGTTCACGGACGCGCGCGGCGTCGAGGCGCTGCAGTTCTTCAAGGACCTGGTGAAGGACGGCTCGGCCGACTACGCGAAGAAGACGGACGCCGGCGCCCCGTCCAACGTACAGACGGGCAAGGCGTCGATGATGATGACGACCAGTGCCCTCTGGGTCCAGGTGAAGGAGCAGAACCCGGACCTCATCGAGGACGACAAGCTCGGCTCGTTCGTACTGGCCAACCGCAGGCCGGCGATGCTCCAGGGCGGCACGCTCGTCACGCAGGCCGCACGCTCCAAGCACCCCGCGGCGGCCCGTGCGCTCGTGGAGTACCTCGCCACGCCCGAGTCGATCCTCGGGGCCGCCGAGCAGCGTGGTTCGGTGCCCGGTCTGCGCGACCTCGACGACACGGGATACGTCAAGGAGAACCAGTTCGTCGACCTCTCCCTCCAGAACCTCCAGCACGCCTTCTCCGAGGGCGGCACGGCGGCCTGGATGGAGATCCGGGAAAAGATCAAGCCGACGCTTGAGCCCGCGATCGTCGGCGATCAGTCCGCGAAGGACGCCATCGCGGAGCTCGGCCGTCTCGCCGAGGCCGCAATCGGCCGGATGTGA
- a CDS encoding carbohydrate ABC transporter permease: protein MGATTVVKARPARPPSPPETSAPRRTGRVPTGPGRRRRRAGMLMVAPALLHASLWIGLPVVVSVALAFTKYDVLTAPEFVGLANFRDMLDDAVFRKSVVNTLLYTFFTVPFGMALGLLVALALHTGLKARGIFRTAVFLPQVTATVAIALVWLWIYNPGNGLLNMMLSFLGIDGPAWLSSTTWALPSVILVGIWQGIGMKMLIYLAALQSLPRELYEAASVDGASRVRQFFSITLPLLKPATFFVLITSMISAFQSFDQIYILTDGGPANSTTMMTYEIYKSAFREFRVGYASAQSLVLFVLLMGFTLVNKRIMGGSRGHN, encoded by the coding sequence ATGGGAGCGACAACCGTAGTGAAGGCCAGGCCGGCGCGGCCGCCTTCCCCTCCTGAGACCTCGGCGCCGCGACGGACCGGCCGGGTCCCCACCGGCCCGGGGCGGCGTCGGCGCCGGGCGGGCATGCTCATGGTGGCGCCCGCGCTGCTGCACGCCTCGTTGTGGATCGGTCTTCCGGTCGTGGTCTCGGTGGCCCTGGCCTTCACGAAGTACGACGTGCTGACCGCGCCGGAGTTCGTGGGCCTGGCCAACTTCCGGGACATGCTGGACGACGCGGTCTTCCGCAAGTCCGTCGTCAACACCCTTCTGTACACCTTCTTCACCGTGCCGTTCGGGATGGCGCTGGGTCTGCTGGTGGCCCTCGCCCTGCACACGGGGCTCAAGGCACGCGGCATCTTCCGTACCGCCGTGTTCCTGCCCCAGGTGACCGCCACCGTCGCGATCGCGCTGGTCTGGCTGTGGATCTACAACCCCGGCAACGGTCTGCTCAACATGATGCTGTCGTTCCTGGGCATCGACGGCCCGGCCTGGCTGTCCTCGACGACCTGGGCGCTGCCCTCGGTGATCCTGGTCGGCATCTGGCAGGGCATCGGTATGAAGATGCTCATCTATCTCGCCGCCCTGCAGTCCCTTCCGAGGGAGCTGTACGAGGCCGCGTCGGTGGACGGTGCCTCCAGGGTCAGGCAGTTCTTCTCGATCACGCTGCCGCTGCTGAAGCCTGCGACGTTCTTCGTGCTCATCACCTCGATGATCAGCGCGTTCCAGTCCTTCGACCAGATCTACATCCTGACCGACGGCGGCCCCGCCAACAGCACCACGATGATGACGTACGAGATCTACAAGTCCGCCTTCCGGGAGTTCCGCGTCGGTTACGCCAGCGCGCAGTCACTGGTGCTCTTCGTGCTGCTGATGGGCTTCACCCTGGTCAACAAGCGGATCATGGGAGGCAGTCGTGGCCACAACTGA
- a CDS encoding carbohydrate ABC transporter permease, whose protein sequence is MATTELLKPAPAPGAPKAPARSRSVPVGRIALYATLSVVSLLMVVPFAWMVLTSLKTPVEIASQDAGLLPEQWEFGNYVDALKAAPFATYARNSFIIAISHTVLNVLVASMAGYALARIRFRGSETLFYLFVAALMIPTYTKVLPEFLIVRFMPLAGGNDILGQGGSGWLDSWWALIIPGAVTPFAVFLFRQFYLDLPVELEEAARLDGLGEFRIYARIMSPQVKPAFITVALLTFESSWNNFLWPLLVTHTDSLRVIQVGLSVFKTENGTQWHFLMAGTTLATLPMVVLFLIGQRYFVQGFATAGLK, encoded by the coding sequence GTGGCCACAACTGAGCTGCTGAAGCCGGCTCCCGCACCCGGCGCGCCGAAGGCACCGGCGAGGAGCAGGTCCGTCCCCGTAGGCAGGATCGCGCTCTACGCGACCCTGTCCGTCGTCTCCCTGCTGATGGTGGTGCCCTTCGCCTGGATGGTGCTCACCTCGCTCAAGACGCCGGTGGAGATCGCGTCGCAGGATGCCGGACTACTGCCGGAGCAATGGGAGTTCGGCAACTACGTCGACGCGCTGAAGGCCGCGCCGTTCGCCACGTACGCCCGGAACAGCTTCATCATCGCGATCAGCCACACCGTGCTCAACGTGCTGGTGGCGTCGATGGCGGGGTACGCGCTGGCGCGCATCAGGTTCCGCGGCAGCGAGACGCTCTTCTACCTCTTCGTCGCGGCCCTGATGATCCCCACGTACACCAAGGTGCTGCCGGAGTTCCTGATCGTCCGCTTCATGCCACTGGCCGGCGGGAACGACATCCTGGGCCAGGGCGGCAGCGGCTGGCTGGACAGCTGGTGGGCACTCATCATCCCGGGCGCCGTCACCCCCTTCGCGGTCTTCCTCTTCCGGCAGTTCTACCTGGACCTGCCGGTGGAACTGGAGGAGGCGGCCCGGCTCGACGGGCTCGGTGAGTTCCGGATCTATGCCCGGATCATGTCGCCGCAGGTCAAGCCGGCCTTCATCACCGTGGCGCTGCTGACCTTCGAATCGTCGTGGAACAACTTCCTCTGGCCTCTGCTGGTGACCCATACGGACAGCCTGCGGGTGATCCAGGTGGGACTCTCCGTCTTCAAGACCGAGAACGGCACCCAGTGGCACTTCCTGATGGCGGGCACCACGCTCGCCACCCTGCCGATGGTCGTCCTCTTCCTCATCGGCCAGCGCTACTTCGTGCAGGGCTTCGCAACCGCCGGTCTCAAGTGA
- a CDS encoding SDR family NAD(P)-dependent oxidoreductase: MSADLNGSRALVTGAGHGIGRAIAVALAEAGADVAVHYHSSADEAAKTVSAIEALGRRAKAFEADATVSAEVDLLVEEATGFLGGLDVLVCNAGHLIGREKIAEMSDDHFERVVSTNLTSAFRTVRAALPHLTQSSAGRIITMSSLAAHNGGGPGSVAYAAAKAGVRGFTKGLAKELAGTGITVNTVAPGFIKGTAFHDTFTAAPAQEAMEAGIPVGRAGTPEDVAHVVVHLASPASGFLTATTVDIDGGVWPR; this comes from the coding sequence ATGTCTGCTGATCTCAACGGCTCCCGCGCTCTCGTCACGGGGGCGGGCCACGGCATCGGCCGTGCCATCGCCGTCGCCCTGGCCGAGGCCGGCGCCGATGTCGCCGTCCACTACCACTCCTCCGCGGACGAGGCGGCGAAGACCGTCTCCGCCATCGAGGCACTGGGCCGCAGGGCCAAGGCGTTCGAGGCCGACGCGACGGTGTCCGCGGAGGTGGATCTGCTGGTGGAGGAGGCCACTGGGTTCCTCGGCGGGCTGGACGTCCTCGTCTGCAACGCGGGCCACCTCATCGGCCGCGAGAAGATAGCCGAGATGTCCGACGACCACTTCGAGCGGGTCGTCTCCACCAATCTGACGTCGGCGTTCCGCACGGTGCGGGCCGCTCTGCCGCATCTGACGCAGTCGTCCGCCGGACGCATCATCACGATGTCCTCGCTGGCCGCGCACAACGGCGGCGGGCCCGGTTCGGTCGCGTACGCCGCCGCCAAGGCGGGCGTCCGGGGCTTCACCAAGGGCCTCGCGAAGGAGCTCGCCGGGACGGGCATCACGGTGAACACGGTCGCCCCCGGCTTCATCAAGGGCACCGCTTTCCACGACACGTTCACCGCTGCCCCTGCCCAGGAGGCGATGGAGGCCGGCATCCCGGTGGGCCGGGCGGGCACGCCGGAGGACGTCGCCCACGTCGTCGTCCACCTGGCATCGCCCGCCTCGGGGTTCCTCACCGCCACCACGGTGGACATCGACGGTGGCGTATGGCCGCGCTGA
- a CDS encoding heparinase II/III domain-containing protein: MAALRRIPGERGGWWHAYVCPAHGVELDHGDVLAGVFPEGGARCAHGCRVDTPAVRGAWVVLSHQAWARHLRVLAHRGQRAEAVTRLVEYAGLYASLATERHGEAQGWMLRGRLFHQALTDAIWAVNIGHTVITLAEDGTDGLAAVLPLLDDLERAALDARGVLTGRGQLASNYTAWLNAAGASASRAASAARGLEWDGAKQWLEGEHGLYAHLRVAVADDGWEWEGSTYYHGFVLRAALLALRSTDPSAVPSDVAGVLAGMTDALAAIATKGGILPALHDGPYLRSALALEWLELVALAQQLVPADGLDAVASRARDELGPHDDGLDRELGGWFAGPPLPRRAAPDGVTVFPAAGYGVLRAAGIHALLDFGPHGGSHGHRDKLSLYLYGATTPWQPDPGQVPYAHAEFRDLYASTEAHPAFRVDGAEQAECEGALLASDDRSVTAEVTTAYEGVRAVRRVVAGDCYLVDLLSVTGREAHRVTGQLRPGTALDVQQQADGPVRTTWYGDETLHGWHTHTPGTEVRPFSRPGPGPADDPQRTRTWVDFTAEAERITFASVYQAASAGPAVTGVRLDGEELTVELADGSAARFGTGS; this comes from the coding sequence ATGGCCGCGCTGAGGCGGATCCCCGGGGAGCGGGGCGGCTGGTGGCACGCGTACGTCTGCCCGGCACACGGCGTCGAGCTCGATCACGGTGACGTCCTCGCCGGTGTCTTCCCGGAGGGCGGTGCGCGGTGCGCGCACGGCTGCCGGGTGGACACCCCGGCGGTGCGCGGCGCGTGGGTGGTCCTGTCGCACCAGGCGTGGGCGCGGCATCTGCGGGTGCTCGCCCACCGGGGACAGCGCGCGGAGGCGGTGACTCGGCTCGTCGAGTACGCCGGCCTGTACGCGTCGCTCGCCACGGAGCGGCACGGCGAGGCGCAGGGCTGGATGCTGCGAGGCCGGCTCTTCCACCAGGCGCTGACCGACGCCATCTGGGCGGTGAACATCGGGCACACCGTGATCACACTGGCCGAGGACGGTACCGACGGCCTGGCAGCGGTCCTGCCACTGCTGGACGACCTGGAACGGGCGGCACTCGACGCCCGGGGTGTGCTGACCGGCCGGGGACAACTGGCGTCCAACTACACCGCCTGGCTGAACGCCGCCGGCGCCTCCGCGAGCCGTGCCGCGTCGGCGGCGCGTGGCCTGGAGTGGGACGGTGCGAAGCAGTGGCTGGAAGGTGAGCACGGGCTGTACGCGCACCTGCGGGTCGCCGTCGCCGACGACGGCTGGGAGTGGGAGGGCAGCACGTACTACCACGGCTTCGTGCTGCGGGCCGCGCTGCTGGCGCTGCGTTCCACCGACCCGTCGGCGGTACCGTCCGACGTGGCCGGGGTGCTGGCCGGGATGACGGACGCACTGGCGGCGATCGCGACGAAGGGCGGAATCCTCCCCGCGCTGCACGACGGCCCTTACCTGCGCTCCGCACTCGCCCTGGAGTGGCTCGAACTGGTGGCTTTGGCGCAGCAGTTGGTGCCTGCCGACGGCCTGGACGCGGTGGCGTCCCGGGCCCGGGACGAGCTCGGTCCTCACGACGACGGACTGGACCGTGAGCTGGGCGGCTGGTTCGCGGGACCGCCGCTCCCCCGGCGCGCGGCGCCGGACGGGGTCACCGTCTTCCCGGCGGCCGGCTACGGGGTGCTGCGCGCGGCGGGCATCCACGCCCTGCTGGACTTCGGCCCGCACGGAGGCTCGCACGGACACCGCGACAAGCTGTCGCTCTATCTGTACGGCGCCACCACCCCGTGGCAGCCGGACCCCGGCCAGGTGCCTTACGCACACGCCGAGTTCAGGGACCTGTACGCCTCGACAGAGGCGCATCCGGCGTTCCGGGTCGACGGCGCGGAGCAGGCGGAGTGCGAGGGCGCGCTCCTGGCGTCGGACGACCGCTCGGTGACCGCCGAGGTCACCACCGCGTACGAGGGAGTGCGTGCGGTGCGCAGGGTCGTGGCGGGCGACTGCTATCTGGTGGACCTGCTGAGCGTGACGGGCCGGGAGGCGCACCGCGTCACCGGGCAGCTGCGTCCGGGGACCGCTCTGGACGTCCAGCAGCAGGCCGACGGCCCTGTACGCACCACCTGGTACGGCGACGAGACCCTCCACGGCTGGCACACGCACACCCCGGGGACGGAGGTGCGTCCGTTCTCGCGGCCGGGCCCCGGTCCGGCGGACGACCCTCAGCGCACCCGCACCTGGGTCGACTTCACGGCGGAGGCCGAGCGGATCACGTTCGCCTCGGTGTACCAGGCAGCCTCCGCGGGCCCCGCGGTGACCGGCGTACGACTCGACGGCGAGGAGCTGACGGTGGAACTGGCGGACGGCTCGGCCGCGCGTTTCGGGACGGGGAGCTGA
- a CDS encoding heparinase II/III family protein, with protein sequence MLLSATPPPGPRPAQEVRLREEAARHRGLTPPRTHPLASITWLGPAASNPALAYRTTGDRAHLEESRRWIEAAVRLPHWGRAHMPDHDLDAGWLLHHLSLAYRWIGDELPDGVRALLRYKLLLQGRRMYEFAVASEGRWWSSSYWQNHNWICYAGLATAGYVLGKEEWTERAKDNLGRVLDLMPPDGSHAEGVVYWRYGVPFLAIHLDLLQEAEGIDWWGRGGFLSSTFRYRLHQTAPGFAFNVDHGDCHDRRSGHSAGLYYRLAAQYGIAEAQWMGDLASGELLWREASESGVRPGILPEAYLEYLWYDPAVRASRPTETHAFFPDLGLLAARTSWDDDATLVSFKASPGGGHTAWEASAKHRAELGWETLTQGHHHPDSGSFVLVSQGEFLAVDEGYSNRKRAAHHNLLLVDGQGYADEDRYHVYEGIPFERQAGQRDVLADAEGGWAHATAEIAPMYDPALGVRRLDRTLVFTPSGRLVLLDLAEAEAEREWTFLLQTDRPAEPGPDGSALIRSEAATALLQRFAPADASVRCEVTEVEANPTSSTPELRLTRTLHTLRATAPRSAEGLFLTALTPGGTPGGEQVTCSEGHGVTFTDSRETVLLSPVGRRIRTESVDADAAAVLLGPAGAPYVVACTRLEIDGRVVLDVPEPYTGKAG encoded by the coding sequence GTGCTGCTCTCCGCCACTCCGCCACCGGGACCGCGTCCGGCGCAGGAAGTCCGGCTGCGGGAGGAGGCCGCCCGCCACCGTGGCCTCACCCCGCCCCGTACGCACCCCCTGGCCAGCATCACCTGGCTCGGCCCCGCGGCCTCCAACCCCGCGCTGGCCTATCGCACGACCGGCGACCGCGCGCACCTGGAGGAGAGCCGGCGCTGGATCGAGGCCGCGGTCCGCCTGCCGCACTGGGGCCGGGCCCACATGCCGGACCACGATCTGGACGCGGGCTGGCTGCTGCACCACCTCTCCCTCGCGTACCGGTGGATCGGTGACGAACTGCCGGACGGGGTGCGGGCGCTGCTCCGGTACAAGCTGCTGCTCCAGGGCCGCCGGATGTACGAGTTCGCGGTGGCGAGTGAGGGCCGCTGGTGGTCGTCGTCGTACTGGCAGAACCACAACTGGATCTGTTACGCGGGCCTGGCGACGGCAGGCTACGTGCTCGGCAAGGAGGAGTGGACCGAGCGCGCGAAGGACAATCTCGGCAGGGTCCTGGACCTGATGCCGCCGGACGGTTCGCACGCCGAGGGTGTCGTCTACTGGCGCTACGGCGTGCCTTTCCTGGCGATCCATCTGGACCTGCTCCAGGAGGCCGAGGGCATCGACTGGTGGGGGCGCGGCGGCTTCCTCTCCTCGACGTTCCGCTACCGGCTCCATCAGACTGCGCCGGGCTTCGCCTTCAACGTCGACCACGGCGACTGCCACGACCGGCGCAGCGGCCACAGCGCCGGTCTGTACTACCGGCTCGCGGCGCAGTACGGGATCGCGGAGGCCCAGTGGATGGGCGACCTCGCCTCAGGTGAGCTGCTGTGGCGGGAGGCCTCGGAGAGCGGGGTGCGTCCGGGGATCCTGCCGGAGGCCTATCTGGAGTACCTCTGGTACGACCCGGCCGTGCGGGCGTCCCGGCCCACGGAGACCCATGCGTTCTTCCCGGACCTCGGGCTGCTCGCGGCCCGTACCAGCTGGGACGACGATGCCACGCTGGTGTCGTTCAAGGCGAGTCCGGGCGGTGGTCACACAGCGTGGGAGGCCTCGGCGAAGCACCGTGCGGAGCTGGGGTGGGAGACCCTCACCCAGGGGCATCACCATCCGGATTCCGGCTCTTTCGTGCTCGTCTCGCAGGGGGAGTTCCTCGCCGTCGACGAGGGATACAGCAACCGCAAGCGGGCGGCCCACCACAATCTCCTGCTGGTGGACGGTCAGGGGTACGCGGACGAGGACCGCTACCACGTCTACGAGGGCATCCCGTTCGAGCGGCAGGCCGGGCAGCGCGATGTCCTGGCGGACGCCGAGGGCGGCTGGGCGCACGCCACCGCGGAGATCGCCCCGATGTACGACCCGGCGCTCGGCGTCCGGCGCCTGGACCGGACCCTGGTGTTCACACCGTCGGGACGGCTCGTCCTGCTGGACCTGGCCGAGGCGGAGGCGGAGCGTGAATGGACGTTCCTGCTCCAGACCGACCGTCCGGCGGAGCCAGGACCCGACGGCAGCGCGCTGATCAGGTCGGAGGCGGCCACCGCCCTCCTTCAGCGGTTCGCACCGGCCGATGCCTCGGTGCGCTGCGAGGTCACCGAGGTCGAGGCCAATCCGACGTCCAGCACTCCGGAGCTGCGCCTGACCCGCACCTTGCACACCCTGCGTGCGACTGCCCCGCGGTCTGCCGAAGGGCTCTTCCTCACCGCGCTCACTCCCGGCGGGACGCCGGGCGGTGAGCAGGTCACCTGCTCCGAGGGGCACGGCGTCACCTTCACCGACTCCCGGGAGACGGTCCTCCTGTCCCCCGTCGGCCGGCGCATCCGGACGGAATCGGTTGACGCGGACGCCGCCGCCGTCCTCCTGGGCCCGGCCGGGGCGCCGTACGTGGTGGCGTGCACGCGGCTGGAGATCGACGGACGCGTGGTCCTCGACGTGCCCGAGCCGTACACAGGAAAGGCCGGCTGA
- a CDS encoding DUF1565 domain-containing protein, producing MSRPLRTALVAALAAGTPLLYAAPSPAAEAATAYYVSPSGSDSAAGTSSGAPLATVQKALELAPTGSVVHLAAGTYRQDVVTTRPGVTITGPSNAVVKGAGDSRVIQVRHDSTTLSGFTVDGLHGSADDVTGYRLKLVYVMSTTPGNGVGALHITGMTLKNAADECLRLRYLVTGAEVNDNTITDCGVADFKFGGGGKNGEGVYLGTAPEQQGANGAPDAAADISRNNRIHHNTIVTRGNECVDVKENSTNNYVEYNDCSGQKDPSSGGLDARGSGNIFRYNTVHDNVGAGVRLGGDTATDGIDTSVYGNTVTGNAGGGIKFMRTPQGPVCTNTMSGNTGGDAVGTYADEYDPTGACPQ from the coding sequence ATGAGCCGTCCACTGCGTACAGCCCTCGTCGCCGCGCTCGCCGCCGGTACCCCGCTCCTCTACGCCGCGCCGTCCCCGGCCGCCGAGGCGGCCACCGCGTACTACGTCTCGCCGTCCGGGAGCGACTCCGCGGCCGGTACGTCCTCCGGTGCTCCGCTGGCCACGGTCCAGAAGGCGCTGGAACTGGCGCCCACCGGCTCGGTGGTGCATCTCGCGGCAGGCACATACCGGCAGGACGTCGTCACCACGCGCCCCGGCGTCACGATCACCGGGCCGTCGAACGCGGTGGTGAAGGGCGCGGGCGACAGCCGGGTCATCCAGGTGCGGCACGACTCGACGACGCTGAGCGGGTTCACCGTCGACGGGCTGCACGGCTCGGCCGACGACGTCACTGGCTACCGTCTCAAGCTCGTCTACGTCATGAGCACGACCCCTGGCAACGGTGTGGGGGCGCTGCACATCACCGGCATGACGCTGAAGAACGCGGCGGACGAATGCCTGCGGCTGCGCTATCTGGTCACAGGCGCGGAGGTGAACGACAACACCATCACCGACTGCGGGGTCGCCGACTTCAAGTTCGGCGGCGGCGGCAAGAACGGCGAGGGCGTCTACCTCGGCACGGCCCCCGAGCAGCAGGGCGCCAACGGTGCCCCGGACGCGGCGGCGGACATCAGCAGGAACAACCGCATCCACCACAACACCATCGTCACCCGTGGCAACGAGTGCGTGGACGTGAAGGAGAACTCGACGAACAACTACGTCGAGTACAACGACTGCAGTGGTCAGAAGGACCCGAGTTCCGGCGGGCTCGACGCACGCGGGAGCGGCAACATCTTCCGCTACAACACCGTGCACGACAACGTGGGTGCGGGTGTCCGCCTCGGCGGTGACACCGCGACCGACGGCATCGACACGAGCGTGTACGGCAACACCGTCACCGGCAACGCGGGCGGCGGCATCAAGTTCATGCGCACCCCGCAGGGCCCGGTGTGCACCAACACCATGAGCGGCAACACCGGCGGCGACGCCGTCGGCACCTATGCCGACGAGTACGACCCGACCGGAGCGTGCCCGCAGTGA